The Skermanella rosea sequence TCGACCGCGTCCTGCCCCCCGGCGGGACGACGGTGCTGAACGCGGACGCGCCCGAGTTCACCCCTCTGTCAGAGCTGTGTTCGCGGCGTGGTCATCGCCTGATCGGCTATGGCACACAGGCGAAGGAGCTTGTCTTGCACGACCTGATCCCCCTGCCCCACGGACAGCGGCTGAAGCTGACCGTGCTCGGCCGGGACCACGACATCGACCTTCCGCTGGCCGGGCGCTTCCAGTGCATGAACGCGCTGTGCGCGCTGGGCATGGCGATCGGCACCGGCGCCGACCCGGACGAGGCGGCGGCCGCGCTCGAACGGCTTGGCGGCGTCCGCGGCCGGCTGGAGCTGGTCGCCCACCACCCCTCGGGCGCCCCGATCTACGTGGACTATGCCCATACGCCCGACGCGCTGGAGACGGTGCTGCGGGCATTGCGCCCCCATGCGGCGAAGCGGCTGGTGGTGGTGTTCGGCTGCGGCGGCGACCGCGACCGGGGCAAGCGGCCGGTCATGGGCGAGTTGGCCGACCGGCTGGCCGACCGGGTCATCGTGACCGACGACAACCCCAGGACCGAAGCGGCGGAGGCGATCCGGCGCGAGGTCATGGTGGGCTGCCCGGCCGCCGAGGAGATCGGCGACCGCGCCGCGGCGATCCGCGCCGCTGTCAGGGACCTGGCCGAGGGCGACGTGCTGGTGATCGCCGGCAAGGGTCACGAGCAGGGCCAGACAGTCGGCACCGTGGTACGGCCGTTCGACGATGCCGACGAGGCGCGCGCCGCCCTGCGGGAGGCTCTGGTCTGATGGCCCGCCCCACCGTTCTCTGGACCGCCGACGATGTCGCGGCGGCGACCAACGGCACCCTGCACGGCTCCGCCGATGCCCTGGACTGGCAG is a genomic window containing:
- a CDS encoding UDP-N-acetylmuramoyl-L-alanyl-D-glutamate--2,6-diaminopimelate ligase gives rise to the protein MRLTDLASSDTTPAAPLQARDPLIAGLTSDSRAVKPGFLFAALPGSKADGRAFVADAVARGAVAVLGPAGTVLPDGAPDGVAVIEDENPRRRLALMAARFYGRQPAHVAAVTGTNGKTSTVQFARQLWSLLGHRAASLGTLGITAPGLERYGSLTTPDTVSLHQALAELADAGIDHLAMEASSHGLDQYRLDGVTIETAGFTNLSRDHLDYHGSMEAYLAAKSMLFDRVLPPGGTTVLNADAPEFTPLSELCSRRGHRLIGYGTQAKELVLHDLIPLPHGQRLKLTVLGRDHDIDLPLAGRFQCMNALCALGMAIGTGADPDEAAAALERLGGVRGRLELVAHHPSGAPIYVDYAHTPDALETVLRALRPHAAKRLVVVFGCGGDRDRGKRPVMGELADRLADRVIVTDDNPRTEAAEAIRREVMVGCPAAEEIGDRAAAIRAAVRDLAEGDVLVIAGKGHEQGQTVGTVVRPFDDADEARAALREALV